From Vitis vinifera cultivar Pinot Noir 40024 chromosome 3, ASM3070453v1, the proteins below share one genomic window:
- the LOC100253600 gene encoding probable protein S-acyltransferase 19 isoform X2, translated as MVRKHGWQLPAHTFQVVAITVFCLLVVAFYAFFAPFVGGRIWEYALIGTYSPVALLVFILYVRCTAINPADPGILSKFDNQAIDKPNSKHGLSAKDLPTKFDEIGNGPQSSPSSASRSSIAAANSSRKGSVGEVGKVDIPVKSPSRKSSCCNFGGIFCALFVHKDCRKQEGTAEQQGAGEDALFCTLCNAEVRKFSKHCRSCDKCVDGFDHHCRWLNNCVGRKNYVTFISLMAISLIWLVIEVGVGIAVLVRCFVNKKGMETEIIDRLGNGFSRAPFATVVVICSAVSLLACVPLGELFFFHIILIRKGITTYEYVVAMRAMSEAPAGASVDEELPNVLYSPSGSATTGLSGGSSLGLQYKGAWCTPPRVFVDYQDEVIPHLDPGMVPSTVDPDAAGFAERGNKVPKRPVRISAWRLAKLDSNEAVRAAAKARASSSVLRPVDNRHVADPELSSSGNISVTSSLSTDMGANKELKNDLRLSPIRNSLAPSQGSRDEYETGTQSVSSFSSPSHVHESVTLSPLPQAHGVGHFTAATSAPTFVHDRPFTSRAVFPNISHQSTHPSTGFEEKIIQKGGSTDPLLLSAPAASLLRDVKRTSVVWDQEAGRYVSVPVSASEARNRSTIQIGISNPTTEMGGYGRRPVVPPQESTSSALKAPAQQSEKLMYTGESIFFGGPRLIVPVRDGLRNERGSGPREGQERVALNLPRESRFKRDSASNQLPVFIPGGFEQKPPSGLGLK; from the exons ATGGTGAGGAAACATGGATGGCAACTACCAGCCCATACTTTCCAG GTTGTTGCAATCACTGTATTCTGCTTGTTAGTCGTTGCCTTCTATGCTTTCTTTGCCCCTTTTGTTGGAGGCCGCATCTGGGAGTACGCATTGATCGGCACTTACTCTCCGGTG GCACTCcttgttttcattctttatgTTCGGTGCACTGCAATCAACCCGGCAGATCCTGGCATTTTGTCCAAATTTGATAATCAAGCAATTGATAAACCCAACTCAAAGCATGGATTATCAGCCAAGGACTTGCCCacaaaatttgatgaaattggGAATGGGCCACAGTCTTCTCCATCATCAGCTTCTAGAAGTTCTATAGCAGCAGCTAACTCTAGCAGGAAAGGTTCAGTGGGTGAAGTTGGGAAGGTAGATATTCCTGTGAAATCTCCAAGTAGGAAATCATCTTGTTGTAATTTTGGAGGAATTTTCTGCGCATTGTTTGTACATAAAGATTGCCGCAAACAAGAAGGTACAGCTGAGCAACAGGGCGCAGGTGAAGATGCTTTATTCTGCACATTGTGCAATGCTGAG GTACGCAAATTCAGCAAACACTGTAGAAGTTGTGACAAATGTGTGGATGGATTTGATCACCATTGTCGG TGGCTTAACAATTGTGTGGGGAGGAAAAATTATGTAACTTTTATCTCCCTTATGGCCATCAGTCTCATTTGG cTTGTTATCGAAGTTGGAGTTGGTATTGCTGTCCTAGTGCGTTGCTTTGTTAATAAGAAAGGCATGGAGACTGAAATCATTGATAGACTTGGAAATGGTTTCTCCCGTGCTCCATTTGCAACTGTTGTG GTCATATGTTCTGCAGTTTCATTGCTGGCTTGTGTACCTTTGGGtgaacttttctttttccacaTAATACTGATTAGAAAG GGTATTACAACGTATGAGTATGTTGTGGCGATGAGGGCCATGAGTGAGGCACCAGCAGGAGCATCTGTTGATGAAGAATTGCCGAATGTGCTATACTCACCATCAGGATCAGCGACAACTGGCTTGAGTGGTGGAAGTTCCCTGGGACTGCAATACAAGGGGGCATGGTGTACCCCTCCGAGAGTCTTTGTTGATTATCAG GATGAAGTTATACCTCACTTGGATCCTGGAATGGTCCCATCTACTGTGGATCCAGATGCAGCTGGATTTGCAGAAAGAGGGAACAAGGTTCCTAAAAGGCCAGTCCGGATCAGTGCTTGGAGGCTTGCAAAGTTAGATTCAAATGAGGCCGTGAGAGCAGCAGCCAAAGCGAGGGCATCCTCTTCCGTTCTCCGGCCAGTTGACAACCGCCATGTAGCAGATCCTGAATTGAGTTCCAGTGGGAACATAAGTGTCACAAGCAGTTTGAGCACAGACATGGGGGCAAATAAGGAACTCAAGAATGATCTGAGACTTTCTCCCATCAGAAACTCTCTTGCTCCTAGTCAAGGTAGTCGGGATGAATATGAGACTGGGACTCAAAGTGTTAGTAGCTTCAGCAGTCCTAGCCATGTTCATGAATCGGTCACACTAAGCCCTCTCCCACAAGCTCATGGTGTGGGTCACTTTACTGCAGCTACCTCAGCTCCTACCTTTGTTCATGATCGACCATTTACTTCTAGAGCAGTATTTCCTAATATCAGCCACCAGTCGACCCATCCTTCTACtggatttgaagaaaaaatcatCCAAAAAGGAGGCAGTACTGATCCCTTATTGCTTTCTGCTCCAGCTGCTTCTCTACTTAGAGATGTGAAAAGGACATCAGTGGTGTGGGACCAAGAAGCCGGAAGATATGTATCAGTCCCTGTATCAGCTTCAGAAGCTCGAAACAGATCAACCATACAAATAGGAATATCAAACCCTACCACAGAAATGGGTGGCTATGGTAGAAGACCTGTTGTTCCACCTCAAGAATCTACATCATCTGCGTTAAAGGCTCCAGCTCAGCAATCTGAGAAGCTGATGTATACAGGAGAGTCTATCTTCTTTGGTGGCCCGCGGTTGATTGTCCCGGTTAGGGATGGTTTGAGAAATGAGAGGGGTTCAGGGCCAAGAGAGGGCCAAGAGAGGGTGGCACTGAACTTGCCCAGGGAGTCAAGATTCAAGAGGGATTCAGCCTCAAACCAGCTTCCTGTGTTCATCCCTGGGGGTTTCGAGCAGAAGCCTCCATCTGGGTTGGGTTTAAAGTAG
- the LOC100253600 gene encoding probable protein S-acyltransferase 19 isoform X1, which produces MNWTKCSCFFLLLLAKEFSIMLLFPLGATQDLHDKQNGHWSGDGDKQVVVAITVFCLLVVAFYAFFAPFVGGRIWEYALIGTYSPVALLVFILYVRCTAINPADPGILSKFDNQAIDKPNSKHGLSAKDLPTKFDEIGNGPQSSPSSASRSSIAAANSSRKGSVGEVGKVDIPVKSPSRKSSCCNFGGIFCALFVHKDCRKQEGTAEQQGAGEDALFCTLCNAEVRKFSKHCRSCDKCVDGFDHHCRWLNNCVGRKNYVTFISLMAISLIWLVIEVGVGIAVLVRCFVNKKGMETEIIDRLGNGFSRAPFATVVVICSAVSLLACVPLGELFFFHIILIRKGITTYEYVVAMRAMSEAPAGASVDEELPNVLYSPSGSATTGLSGGSSLGLQYKGAWCTPPRVFVDYQDEVIPHLDPGMVPSTVDPDAAGFAERGNKVPKRPVRISAWRLAKLDSNEAVRAAAKARASSSVLRPVDNRHVADPELSSSGNISVTSSLSTDMGANKELKNDLRLSPIRNSLAPSQGSRDEYETGTQSVSSFSSPSHVHESVTLSPLPQAHGVGHFTAATSAPTFVHDRPFTSRAVFPNISHQSTHPSTGFEEKIIQKGGSTDPLLLSAPAASLLRDVKRTSVVWDQEAGRYVSVPVSASEARNRSTIQIGISNPTTEMGGYGRRPVVPPQESTSSALKAPAQQSEKLMYTGESIFFGGPRLIVPVRDGLRNERGSGPREGQERVALNLPRESRFKRDSASNQLPVFIPGGFEQKPPSGLGLK; this is translated from the exons ATGAATTGGACTAAATGCTCTTGCTTCTTTCTACTCTTGCTGGCAAAAGAATTCTCCATTATGCTATTATTCCCATTAGGTGCTACTCAAGATTTACATGACAAGCAAAATGGTCATTGGAGTGGAGACGGTGATAAACAAGTG GTTGTTGCAATCACTGTATTCTGCTTGTTAGTCGTTGCCTTCTATGCTTTCTTTGCCCCTTTTGTTGGAGGCCGCATCTGGGAGTACGCATTGATCGGCACTTACTCTCCGGTG GCACTCcttgttttcattctttatgTTCGGTGCACTGCAATCAACCCGGCAGATCCTGGCATTTTGTCCAAATTTGATAATCAAGCAATTGATAAACCCAACTCAAAGCATGGATTATCAGCCAAGGACTTGCCCacaaaatttgatgaaattggGAATGGGCCACAGTCTTCTCCATCATCAGCTTCTAGAAGTTCTATAGCAGCAGCTAACTCTAGCAGGAAAGGTTCAGTGGGTGAAGTTGGGAAGGTAGATATTCCTGTGAAATCTCCAAGTAGGAAATCATCTTGTTGTAATTTTGGAGGAATTTTCTGCGCATTGTTTGTACATAAAGATTGCCGCAAACAAGAAGGTACAGCTGAGCAACAGGGCGCAGGTGAAGATGCTTTATTCTGCACATTGTGCAATGCTGAG GTACGCAAATTCAGCAAACACTGTAGAAGTTGTGACAAATGTGTGGATGGATTTGATCACCATTGTCGG TGGCTTAACAATTGTGTGGGGAGGAAAAATTATGTAACTTTTATCTCCCTTATGGCCATCAGTCTCATTTGG cTTGTTATCGAAGTTGGAGTTGGTATTGCTGTCCTAGTGCGTTGCTTTGTTAATAAGAAAGGCATGGAGACTGAAATCATTGATAGACTTGGAAATGGTTTCTCCCGTGCTCCATTTGCAACTGTTGTG GTCATATGTTCTGCAGTTTCATTGCTGGCTTGTGTACCTTTGGGtgaacttttctttttccacaTAATACTGATTAGAAAG GGTATTACAACGTATGAGTATGTTGTGGCGATGAGGGCCATGAGTGAGGCACCAGCAGGAGCATCTGTTGATGAAGAATTGCCGAATGTGCTATACTCACCATCAGGATCAGCGACAACTGGCTTGAGTGGTGGAAGTTCCCTGGGACTGCAATACAAGGGGGCATGGTGTACCCCTCCGAGAGTCTTTGTTGATTATCAG GATGAAGTTATACCTCACTTGGATCCTGGAATGGTCCCATCTACTGTGGATCCAGATGCAGCTGGATTTGCAGAAAGAGGGAACAAGGTTCCTAAAAGGCCAGTCCGGATCAGTGCTTGGAGGCTTGCAAAGTTAGATTCAAATGAGGCCGTGAGAGCAGCAGCCAAAGCGAGGGCATCCTCTTCCGTTCTCCGGCCAGTTGACAACCGCCATGTAGCAGATCCTGAATTGAGTTCCAGTGGGAACATAAGTGTCACAAGCAGTTTGAGCACAGACATGGGGGCAAATAAGGAACTCAAGAATGATCTGAGACTTTCTCCCATCAGAAACTCTCTTGCTCCTAGTCAAGGTAGTCGGGATGAATATGAGACTGGGACTCAAAGTGTTAGTAGCTTCAGCAGTCCTAGCCATGTTCATGAATCGGTCACACTAAGCCCTCTCCCACAAGCTCATGGTGTGGGTCACTTTACTGCAGCTACCTCAGCTCCTACCTTTGTTCATGATCGACCATTTACTTCTAGAGCAGTATTTCCTAATATCAGCCACCAGTCGACCCATCCTTCTACtggatttgaagaaaaaatcatCCAAAAAGGAGGCAGTACTGATCCCTTATTGCTTTCTGCTCCAGCTGCTTCTCTACTTAGAGATGTGAAAAGGACATCAGTGGTGTGGGACCAAGAAGCCGGAAGATATGTATCAGTCCCTGTATCAGCTTCAGAAGCTCGAAACAGATCAACCATACAAATAGGAATATCAAACCCTACCACAGAAATGGGTGGCTATGGTAGAAGACCTGTTGTTCCACCTCAAGAATCTACATCATCTGCGTTAAAGGCTCCAGCTCAGCAATCTGAGAAGCTGATGTATACAGGAGAGTCTATCTTCTTTGGTGGCCCGCGGTTGATTGTCCCGGTTAGGGATGGTTTGAGAAATGAGAGGGGTTCAGGGCCAAGAGAGGGCCAAGAGAGGGTGGCACTGAACTTGCCCAGGGAGTCAAGATTCAAGAGGGATTCAGCCTCAAACCAGCTTCCTGTGTTCATCCCTGGGGGTTTCGAGCAGAAGCCTCCATCTGGGTTGGGTTTAAAGTAG